In the Streptobacillus moniliformis DSM 12112 genome, one interval contains:
- a CDS encoding ROK family protein, with translation MKIICFDIGGTNIKYAIIEDISNIEVKTIETRITKDDNYILEDVLKIIELNKDVKAVGISTAGVVNSKTGEVIFAGPTIPKYTGTKFKEIIEAKFGIETFVENDVNSAAFGEYCFGDYKGSMFMLTIGTGVGGSLILDGKVFSGASMTAGEIGYMPLNDGHFQDFSSATYLTNYVSERLNKKVDGKYIFESAKNGDKLCIEAIDKMVYNLTTGLLNIVYMINPDNIVIGGGITAQGEYLEEKILKVLDERIIGKQFKSNVKLANLKNSAGIYGIYNIVRKEMK, from the coding sequence GAAGATATTAGTAATATAGAAGTGAAGACTATAGAAACTAGAATTACTAAGGATGATAACTATATTTTAGAAGATGTATTAAAAATTATAGAGTTAAATAAGGATGTTAAGGCAGTAGGTATTTCAACAGCTGGAGTAGTAAATTCTAAAACTGGTGAAGTAATATTTGCTGGACCTACTATACCTAAATATACAGGAACTAAGTTTAAGGAAATAATAGAAGCAAAATTTGGTATAGAAACATTTGTAGAAAACGATGTTAATTCAGCAGCATTTGGGGAATATTGTTTTGGTGATTATAAAGGGTCTATGTTTATGCTAACTATAGGAACAGGAGTAGGAGGTTCATTAATATTAGATGGTAAGGTATTTAGTGGAGCTTCTATGACTGCTGGTGAAATAGGATATATGCCATTAAATGATGGTCATTTTCAAGATTTCTCATCAGCTACATATTTAACTAATTATGTAAGTGAAAGATTAAATAAAAAAGTTGATGGTAAATATATATTTGAAAGTGCTAAAAATGGTGATAAGTTATGTATAGAAGCTATAGATAAAATGGTGTATAATTTAACTACGGGGCTATTAAATATAGTATATATGATTAATCCTGATAATATTGTAATAGGTGGTGGAATTACTGCTCAAGGAGAATATTTAGAGGAAAAAATCTTGAAAGTATTAGATGAAAGAATAATAGGTAAGCAATTTAAAAGTAATGTTAAATTAGCTAATTTAAAAAATTCAGCAGGAATATATGGAATATATAATATAGTGAGAAAGGAAATGAAATGA
- a CDS encoding dihydrodipicolinate synthase family protein: protein MSYNLEKFKGVFVAMYSTYDDNGNISTERAKELTKYYIEKGVKGLYVGGSSGEGVLQSEEERKAILEAVMEVAKDKLVIIAHIGANSTPESVRLAKHAKECGVDAVSSIPCVYYGFSPKAVKEHWTAMIDATDLPFIIYHIPQTTRFNLPISLLEEMAAMEKVIGIKCSSESTFELQQFKYIGSKVKNGEFIVFNGPDEQFIAGRMIGADGGIGGTYGVMPELFIKLNEYMENREFDMARELQNEINEVIKGLLSGPSLYGIAKYILHLRGIHTGQPRGPMLPVTQEKDIELAKELNSKIEKLIKKYCN, encoded by the coding sequence ATGAGTTACAATTTAGAAAAATTTAAAGGCGTATTCGTTGCTATGTATTCTACTTATGATGATAATGGAAACATTTCAACAGAAAGAGCAAAAGAATTAACGAAATATTACATCGAAAAAGGAGTAAAAGGACTTTATGTTGGAGGATCTTCAGGAGAGGGAGTACTTCAAAGCGAAGAAGAAAGAAAAGCTATACTTGAAGCTGTTATGGAAGTGGCTAAGGATAAACTGGTTATAATAGCTCATATTGGTGCAAATTCTACACCTGAATCTGTAAGACTAGCTAAACATGCTAAAGAATGTGGTGTTGATGCAGTATCATCAATTCCATGTGTGTATTATGGATTTTCGCCTAAGGCAGTAAAAGAACATTGGACTGCTATGATAGATGCTACAGATTTACCATTTATTATTTATCATATACCACAAACTACAAGATTTAATTTACCTATTTCTTTACTTGAAGAAATGGCAGCTATGGAAAAAGTTATAGGAATTAAATGTTCTTCTGAATCTACATTTGAATTACAACAATTTAAATATATAGGTTCTAAAGTAAAAAATGGAGAATTTATTGTATTTAATGGTCCAGATGAACAATTTATTGCAGGTCGTATGATAGGAGCAGATGGTGGAATAGGTGGAACTTATGGAGTTATGCCTGAATTATTCATAAAATTAAATGAATATATGGAAAATAGAGAATTTGACATGGCAAGAGAATTACAAAATGAAATAAATGAAGTAATAAAAGGCTTATTAAGTGGACCATCATTATATGGTATAGCAAAATATATTCTACATTTAAGAGGAATACATACAGGTCAACCAAGAGGACCAATGTTACCTGTAACTCAAGAAAAAGATATAGAACTTGCTAAAGAATTAAATAGTAAAATTGAAAAGTTGATTAAAAAGTATTGCAATTAA